The genomic window GGGGGGAATTGCCCCAATTCTGATTTCTACTTGTCTGATTTTGGGGGTTTGTATGGCGGTTTCTCTCCCCCTTGGCGTTGGTACTGCCATACTGTTAGCCGAGTTTACCACCACTGAAAGTCTGTTTGGGCGTTTAGTCCGGCGCAGTTTAGATGTATTGGCAGGAGTACCATCGATTGTTTTTGGCTTGTTTGGCAACGCCTTTTTCGCAATTAAGTTGGGATTGGGCTTTTCAATTTTGTCTGGTGGGTTGACTTTAGCTTGTATGGTGTTGCCGATTCTCATACGTTCTACAGAAGCAGGACTGCAAGCTGTTCCCAGTGAGTATCGCTTAGGGGCAGCAGCTTTGGGATTATCACGCACCACTACATTAGGGAAACTGCTCTTACCAGCAGCGACACCGGGGTTAGTTGTCGGTTTAGTGCTGGGAATTGGGAGAGCTATCGCCGAAACAGCCGCACTGATTTTTACCAGTGGCTATGTAGATCGGATGCCAGAGTCATTACTAGATTCCGGGCGATCGTTATCGGTGCATATTTTTGATTTATCAATGAATGTGGCTGGCGGAGATGCTAACGCCTACGCCTCTGCTTTAGTGCTGTTGATTTTATTGTTGCTGGTGAATGGTATAGCAACATGGACAGCTAAGTTTTGGTTAGCAGGAAGAATTACACCATGAAGCAATCTCAACTCAGACAAAATTCTCGGTTATCTCTGCCCTCAATGCAAACCGAACGACTGAGTTTATACTATGGGAAAAAAGCTGCTTTTACAGATGTCACCATGCCCATTCACGCCGGGAAGATTACTGCATTGGTGGGGCCTTCTGGTTGTGGTAAAACCAGTTTTTTGAGTTGTCTCAATCGCTTGACTGATTTAATCCCTCATACCAAAGTAACGGGAAGCATTCGCTTAGATGCTTTAGAAATTCTTAATGAACGAATAGATTTAATTACCCTCCGTCGGCGTGTGGGTACAATCTTCCAAAAACCCAATCCTTTCCCCTTCTCCATTTGGAAGAATCTGGCATTTCCCCTACAAGAACACGGAATCAAAAACCGTGAAAAACTCGACTGGCTGATTGAAACCACGCTGCAAGATGTTGGACTGTGGAACGAAGTTAAAGATAGACTAAATACTCCTGCCTTATCTCTGTCTGGCGGACAAAAGCAGCGATTATGTATTGCCCGTGCTTTGGTTTTGCAACCAGAAGTTTTATTATTTGATGAACCCTGTAGCGCGCTCGATCCGATTTCTAGTGGCGTAGTTGAGGATTTAATTGCCAGTCTGCGGGGACGTTACACAGTGGTAATTGTCACCCACAACCTCGCTCAAGCTAGACGCATTGGTGATTACGCTGCTTTGTTTTGGGTACAAGCAGAAGTAGGAAGATTAATTGAGTATGGTACAGTCGAGCAGATTTTTACCGCACCACAGCATGATTTGACTGCTGCTTATGTAAATGGTATTCGGGGATAGTAAATCTTTTTTGGTTTCAGCTTCGTATCAACTTAAGAAGTTTTAAGTAAATGCTAAAACTCACAAAAAATGTAATATTTATAACTGAAATTCAAGTATTTCAATTTTTGTTTGAGATAAAACTGCTGCCAAATTAGCTGCG from Nostoc sp. UHCC 0870 includes these protein-coding regions:
- a CDS encoding phosphate ABC transporter ATP-binding protein, which translates into the protein MKQSQLRQNSRLSLPSMQTERLSLYYGKKAAFTDVTMPIHAGKITALVGPSGCGKTSFLSCLNRLTDLIPHTKVTGSIRLDALEILNERIDLITLRRRVGTIFQKPNPFPFSIWKNLAFPLQEHGIKNREKLDWLIETTLQDVGLWNEVKDRLNTPALSLSGGQKQRLCIARALVLQPEVLLFDEPCSALDPISSGVVEDLIASLRGRYTVVIVTHNLAQARRIGDYAALFWVQAEVGRLIEYGTVEQIFTAPQHDLTAAYVNGIRG
- the pstA gene encoding phosphate ABC transporter permease PstA, with the translated sequence MAKKLPTLIMWAIALFVTAVFCWILGDILWHGVGQLSWEFLTTAPRNAGREGGIAPILISTCLILGVCMAVSLPLGVGTAILLAEFTTTESLFGRLVRRSLDVLAGVPSIVFGLFGNAFFAIKLGLGFSILSGGLTLACMVLPILIRSTEAGLQAVPSEYRLGAAALGLSRTTTLGKLLLPAATPGLVVGLVLGIGRAIAETAALIFTSGYVDRMPESLLDSGRSLSVHIFDLSMNVAGGDANAYASALVLLILLLLVNGIATWTAKFWLAGRITP